Proteins from one Sabethes cyaneus chromosome 2, idSabCyanKW18_F2, whole genome shotgun sequence genomic window:
- the LOC128737153 gene encoding uncharacterized protein LOC128737153: MIGKIAVLIVLISATVSAASQNETEMIVRKEPCTKLEYYDRFRRRCQNFPGGGYFVIADHSAKCVSDDQGLHKFDRNDFYYVCHPDGVMIGMCPSDMVFDETEGKCVERKGTPPSTVRVYDESENCDVVIPNCNQAGVFAVPSNCSFYYDCQEYRHGYQQFVYRCPYHTMYHPDLHRCTTMTRCYPIPYEIFDRFSGEYFPRCVVRGQFRTSNDCSLYYRCIPNMDGSYFQIRYECPPSMQYSEESERCIPKHSDECLYLPLDKIISNYLAKHNLSDGECFPQLTTAVSTINTTIIAHGHCSRTTLMSGSECSLTTTKLERTTKTLPIRTTPTSRTRKSTLMTTPKTTTHDTTHTIRVTQPVTQPSTSLSTELTDSSEETTTDEDITETEPPIMSTEISIPTSTSLPNTNILTANTNTTVQPNTITDDEGTTPHEDETETDEARASSEEENATAVTDATDKSGEFFTWDEGFERRAKLFTTTTSSTTTTTVTPTTTVHTSGTTPCIQFGSNESEFPDSDYWDKSLSRESWESATESTEDSNSSSKCKKVYCLNSKSGGLSCDDVTGTQRGRMMIPGYIIRYRQRSNADIKRDPQLDAGIELRLRFPNSYRIEAIARKDLHQAK, encoded by the exons ATGATCGGAAAAATTGCGGTACTAATTGTTTTGATAAGTGCTACAGTGTCAGCTGCTTCGCAGAATGAAACGGAAATGATTGTGCGTAAG GAACCTTGTACGAAACTAGAATATTACGATAGATTCAGGAGAAGATGTCAAAATTTTCCTGGCGGAGGGTACTTTGTCATTGCGGATCAC TCTGCCAAATGCGTCAGCGACGACCAAGGTCTGCACAAATTCGATCGCAACGATTTCTACTACGTGTGTCATCCGGATGGTGTCATGATAGGAATGTGTCCCTCGGATATG GTATTCGacgaaactgaaggaaagtgtGTCGAAAGAAAGGGTACTCCACCCAGTACCGTCAGGGTTTATGACGAGTCGGAAAACTGCGATGTTGTTATCCCCAACTGCAATCAAGCCG GTGTATTTGCCGTTCCTTCGAATTGCTCATTCTACTACGATTGCCAGGAGTATCGACATGGCTATCAACAGTTTGTCTATCGGTGCCCGTACCACACGATGTACCATCCGGATTTACATCGGTGTACCACCATGACTAGGTGCTAT CCCATCCCGTACGAGATCTTCGACCGATTCAGTGGCGAATATTTCCCTCGATGTGTTGTACGTGGTCAGTTCCGAACTTCAAACGATTGCAGTCTATACTACCGATGTATTCCTAACATGGATGGATCGTATTTTCAAATTCGATATGA ATGTCCTCCTTCGATGCAATATAGCGAGGAAAGCGAGCGCTGCATACCGAAACATTCGGATGAATGTCTCTATTTACCGCTAGATAAGATAATCTCAAACTACTTAGCAAAACATAATCTGTCAGATGGTGAATGCTTTCCGCAACTGACAACTGCTGTTAGTACTATAAATACTACGATAATAGCACACGGTCATTGTTCCCGTACTACTTTGATGTCAGGTTCAGAATGCTCACTTACAACTACAAAACTAGAACGTACGACCAAAACACTACCAATCAGAACCACTCCAACTTCAAGAACCCGTAAATCCACTTTAATGACCACGCCTAAAACTACTACCCATGATACTACCCATACTATTCGTGTAACACAACCTGTCACTCAACCATCGACTAGCTTAAGCACCGAGTTGACTGACAGCAGTGAAGAAACTACCACTGATGAAGACATCACCGAAACCGAGCCACCTATTATGTCTACTGAGATTTCAATTCCAACGTCTACCAGTTTGCCCAATACAAACATATTAACTGCCAATACTAACACCACAGTTCAGCCTAACACTATCACTGACGATGAAGGGACAACTCCCCATGAAGACGAAACTGAAACTGACGAAGCAAGAGCATCATCCGAGGAAGAAAATGCAACCGCAGTAACTGACGCAACCGATAAATCCGGCGAATTTTTCACTTGGGATGAAGGATTTGAAAGACGTGCAAAACTGTTTACAACGACCACCAGctctaccactaccactaccgtTACCCCGACCACTACTGTCCACACTTCCGGCACAACACCGTGTATCCAGTTCGGCTCAAACGAATCCGAATTCCCCGATTCGGACTACTGGGACAAAAGCCTGTCCCGAGAATCGTGGGAATCCGCAACTGAATCAACGGAAGATTCGAACAGTAGCAGCAAATGCAAAAAGGTGTACTGCCTTAACAGCAAATCCGGTGGACTGAGCTGTGATGACGTAACCGGAACTCAACGGGGACGGATGATGATTCCGGGTTACATCATACGCTATCGGCAGCGCTCCAATGCGGACATCAAACGCGATCCACAGCTGGATGCTGGAATCGAACTCCGATTGCGTTTTCCGAACTCGTACCGCATCGAGGCGATCGCCCGGAAGGATCTTCATCAGGCGAAGTAA
- the LOC128737026 gene encoding CWF19-like protein 1 homolog, whose protein sequence is METKQKVLIVGDVNGKLKSFFARIESVNKKTGPFDLVLCVGDFFGPSPEVAELAGYKSNQKKVPVPIYILGPNDEATAKFYADTQDGDICENLSYLGKRGIYCTSNGLKIAYVSGVEAEGGSGRSIPEWKFTKEDVQAVRDSCFASKSNMGDYRGVDVLVTSQWPAGIRDDVKQGSKQIAWLANTIKPRYHICGLNGEYYEPAPYRSKPDKNTQMELATRFIALADFANQNKRKHIYALVLTPVDKMRILELIQKTTDETVSPYANMSFQDEGRNSGRERHGDQYFYDMNTYDDSRGNKRRSQGNNRISGNQDPKRQRPNFDQEKCWFCLSSDSIEKHLIISVGDHFYLALAKGPINDTHILILPITHIQNASLLSADQWAELNKFKAALAQFFKDREEQIFLFERNYKSSHLQINAIGIDNNVAWKIKHVLEDKSEEHGIALETTAQAKSPAELPQKTPYFVAELPDGTMMYTKQMKQFPLRFGREIICADNLLNCEEKIDWRQGTDDKATEETMVQSFRESFKPYDFTV, encoded by the exons ATGGAAACCAAACAGAAAGT TCTAATAGTTGGCGACGTAAATGGGAAGCTGAAATCGTTCTTCGCGCGCATCGAAAGCGTAAACAAAAAGACCGGTCCGTTCGATTTGGTGCTTTGTGTCGGCGATTTCTTTGGACCATCGCCGGAGGTGGCCGAACTTGCAGGTTATAAAAGCAACCAAAAGAAAG TTCCGGTCCCGATTTACATTCTTGGTCCGAACGACGAAGCAACGGCAAAATTTTACGCGGACACACAGGATGGTGATATTTGCGAGAACCTAAGCTATCTAGGCAAAAGGGGAATTTATTGCACTTCGAATGGTCTAAAAATTGCGTACGTCAGTGGAGTGGAAGCGGAGGGTGGTTCCGGCAGATCCATTCCCGAGTGGAAGTTCACCAAGGAGGATGTTCAAGCTGTGAGAGATTCTTGCTTCGCAAGTAAGTCCAACATGGGTGACTATAGAGGCGTGGATGTATTGGTTACTTCACAATGGCCTGCGGGCATTCGAGACGATGTGAAACAAGGTTCCAAGCAGATTGCTTGGCTAGCCAACACAATTAAGCCGCGATATCACATTTGCGGATTAAATGGAGAATATTATGAGCCTGCTCCTTACAG AAGCAAACCTGATAAAAACACCCAAATGGAGTTGGCTACACGCTTTATTGCGCTGGCTGATTTCgctaatcaaaacaaaagaaaacataTCTATGCTTTAGTTTTGACACCGGTGGATAAGATGCGTATTCTTGAGCTGATTCAAAAGACCACGGATGAAACAGTTTCCCCTTATGCTAACATGAGTTTTCAAGACGAAGGACGGAACTCTGGGCGTGAAAGGCACGGAGATCAGTATTTCTACGACATGAATACCTATGATGACTCTCGTGGCAACAAAAGACGGAGCCAAGGGAACAATCGCATAAGCGGTAATCAAGATCCGAAGCGGCAGAGACCAAACTTTGACCAGGAGAAGTGCTGGTTTTGTCTGTCGTCCGATTCGATCGAAAAGCACCTTATCATCTCGGTGGGAGATCACTTTTATCTAGCATTGGCTAAGGGACCGATCAATGATACTCACATTTTGATATTGCCCATAACGCATATACAAAATGCTTCGCTGTTATCGGCCGATCAGTGGGCTGAACTGAACAAATTCAAAGCCGCTTTGGCTCAGTTTTTCAAAGATCGCGAAGAACAGATCTTTCTATTTGAGCGCAACTACAAATCTTCTCACCTGCAGATCAATGCGATTGGGATCGATAACAACGTAGCTTGGAAAATCAAACACGTACTTGAGGATAAATCGGAGGAACACGGCATTGCACTGGAAACGACCGCGCAGGCAAAATCTCCGGCAGAGCTGCCACAGAAAACGCCGTACTTCGTAGCGGAACTGCCGGATGGTACGATGATGTACACCAAGCAGATGAAACAGTTCCCGCTGCGCTTCGGTCGTGAGATTATTTGTGCGGATAATTTGCTCAACTGCGAGGAAAAGATCGACTGGCGACAGGGCACCGATGATAAAGCGACCGAGGAAACGATGGTGCAGAGTTTTCGTGAAAGCTTTAAACCGTACGATTTTACCGTTTGA